The segment GGCAACGGCGCTCAGGAGGATGGACACCACCGCCAGCTGAATGACGGCCTCCTCCTGTCCCGGCGTCTGGTAGCTCCGGAAGATTTCGAGCGGAATGGTCCGGTTGCCCGACGTACCGGGCGACATCATCACCGTTGCGCCGAACTCGCCCAGTGCTCGGGCGAAGCAAAGGACCGCTCCCGCGACGACGGCCGGCCAAGACAGGGGAAGCGTCACGGCGAAAAAGGTTTCCAGCCGCGTGCAGCCGAGCGATCGGGCCGCTCCCTCGAGACGCGCGTCAACGGACTCGAAGCCGCTCCTGACGGTGCGCACCAGGAGGGGAAACCCCATCACCGTGCCGGCGATCGCCATGCCCACCCAGGTGAAGGGGATCTCGATGCCGGCGCGCGCGAGCAGGTTTCCCGGAAAACTGTATTTTCCGAAGATGAAGAGAAGGAGATAGCCCGTCACCACAGGCGGCAAGACGAGCGGAAGAAAAACGAGCGTTTCGGCCAGGGCCTTTCCGGGAAAATCGCGGCGCGCAAACAGCCATGCAACGGCCACGGCTGGCGCGATCCCGATCCCGACCGACGACAATCCCATCACGAGGGAAAGAAAAAGGGCGCTTCCCGCTTCGCCGCTCATGGCTTCACCTGCATGGATGAGGGGACAAGAAAACCGCGTTTGCGGAAAACGGCTTTGGCGTCATCCTGCGAAAGAAAACGAAAAAAAACAGCCGCATCTTTCCCATTCCGGCTCCCCGCAACCCGCGCAGCGTAGTAGGCGATCGGGGGATGCGAGCTTTCCGGGAAAACAAAAGCGATCCGCACCTTCCGGGACGCGCGGGCGTCCGTCGCGTAGACAATCGCCGCGGAGACGGCGCCGCGTTCGGCAAAGGCGAGCGCCGAGCGGACATCCCTCGCGAAAACGATCTTCCCCGTTTTTTCGAGACGCGTCCACAGGCCCGCCGCCCGGAGCGCGGACACCGCGTACCTTCCCGCCGGCACATGGGCGGGGTCGCCGATGGCGATCCGGGGGATGCGCAGCAGATCGGCCGGTCCCGCGACCGGACTCATTTCTCCGCGGGGAAGAACGCAGACCAGGGTGTTGCGCGCGATGGGGCGGAGCGATCCGGGGACAATGGTGCCTTTCTTTTCCAGGAACGCCGTCCACTCGCGGTGGGCCGACACGTACAGATCGGCAGGGCCTCCGGCCGAAATCTTCCGGGCGAGCGCCCCCGAGGAGGCGAAAACGAACTCTGTTCGAACCCCGGTGGCGCGCTCGTGCAGGGCGCCGATCTCCGGGAGCGCGCCCTGAAGGCTCGAGGCCGCGTACA is part of the bacterium genome and harbors:
- the modA gene encoding molybdate ABC transporter substrate-binding protein, which gives rise to MALFLAASGYAAPASRSWLTVYAASSLQGALPEIGALHERATGVRTEFVFASSGALARKISAGGPADLYVSAHREWTAFLEKKGTIVPGSLRPIARNTLVCVLPRGEMSPVAGPADLLRIPRIAIGDPAHVPAGRYAVSALRAAGLWTRLEKTGKIVFARDVRSALAFAERGAVSAAIVYATDARASRKVRIAFVFPESSHPPIAYYAARVAGSRNGKDAAVFFRFLSQDDAKAVFRKRGFLVPSSMQVKP
- the modB gene encoding molybdate ABC transporter permease subunit produces the protein MSGEAGSALFLSLVMGLSSVGIGIAPAVAVAWLFARRDFPGKALAETLVFLPLVLPPVVTGYLLLFIFGKYSFPGNLLARAGIEIPFTWVGMAIAGTVMGFPLLVRTVRSGFESVDARLEGAARSLGCTRLETFFAVTLPLSWPAVVAGAVLCFARALGEFGATVMMSPGTSGNRTIPLEIFRSYQTPGQEEAVIQLAVVSILLSAVALGASEVLARRFRPRRRDGASRERP